The genomic DNA AAAGAGATGTCCTGTTGGCCTGCCTGAGATTTGTGGAGAAGAGGAAATTATTAAGGAATTTTAACACTCGCGTTTCCTGAGGTAATGTAGTTTACCTGCTAGTATTGCTATTTTTGGCCTTCGGTTAgatattgatttcaaattttggGTTTAGATGTTTGAATTGAATGTGTTTTTTGATTCATCACTTTTTTTGTGGgttttgcttcttttttttttatgtattggATTGGAGTATTTACAAGTTACAAAGCTGGTAGCATTAGTTATTGCATAGAGTCTTGCTTTTAACTCCGGACGCATCCGAGTCCTCCCTACGGACCTTGAGTCATGTTTGTTGTTGAATTTTTGCATATCAATGTTTAGTGACAAAAGGAAATAGATTGGTTGAATTTCCTGCAGGATATCCAATGCCAATGTCCACTTTGCTCAAGATTAAATCTTGTTGTGAGAAATCACTTTCCAATGCTCGCCTGTTGCTGCAACTACGTTCATGCTCCTCTGTTGGTGATGGCAACGCTTGTGATCACCCTCCCGATCCAATCCCAAACAGGCCCTTGAGAAGGGAGTCACCTCCTCCTAGAAACCATAAATTCCCAAAATTCAATCGTGGTCGTGAAAATGAAAGTCTGAATTCATCAAGAAGCACAGCTGATGATGATTTTCTTGAAAGATTCAAACTTGGTTTTGATCGCAAATCAGAACCCTCTATAACTGAGTCTGCAAACAATGTTAGCAAGACATCAGAAAAGGAAAAGGTTGAGTCGCCATCGCCTCCGGGGGATGCAGATGAGATTTTTAGGAAGATGAAGGAGACGGGGCTGGTCCCTAATGCAGTGGCTATGCTCGATGGGTTGTGTAAAGATGGGTTGGTGCAAGAGGCAATGAAGCTCTTTGGGTTGATGCGTGAGAAGGGCTCGATCCCTGAGGTGGTCGTGTACACTGCTGTTGTCGATGGCTTCTGTAAAGCACACAAGTTCGATGATGCGGTGAGAATATTCAAGAAAATGCAGAGTAATGGGATTCTTCCAAATGCGTTTAGCTATGAGGTGCTGATTGGAGGACTTTGCAGAGGGAAGAGGTTGGAGGATGCGTACAGTTTCTGTATCGAAATGCTCGAGGCTGGACATTCACCGAATATGGCAACTTTTACGGGTTTGGTTGATGGGTATTGCCGAGAGAAGGGCCAGGAGGAGTCTAGGAGTGTGATTTCTTCGTTGAAAGAAAAGGGTTTTTTTGTCGAAGAGAAAGCGGTTAGGGAGTATTTGGAAAAGAAAGGGCCTTTTTCTCCTTTGGTATGGGAGGCCATTCTTGGGAAGAATGCTTCAAAGAGGTCTCTGTTTTAAAACTTTCTGTACTTCCATTTTAACCAGTTTGTATTGTTTGCATTGATAAACT from Primulina huaijiensis isolate GDHJ02 unplaced genomic scaffold, ASM1229523v2 scaffold207162, whole genome shotgun sequence includes the following:
- the LOC140966565 gene encoding uncharacterized protein is translated as MPMSTLLKIKSCCEKSLSNARLLLQLRSCSSVGDGNACDHPPDPIPNRPLRRESPPPRNHKFPKFNRGRENESLNSSRSTADDDFLERFKLGFDRKSEPSITESANNVSKTSEKEKVESPSPPGDADEIFRKMKETGLVPNAVAMLDGLCKDGLVQEAMKLFGLMREKGSIPEVVVYTAVVDGFCKAHKFDDAVRIFKKMQSNGILPNAFSYEVLIGGLCRGKRLEDAYSFCIEMLEAGHSPNMATFTGLVDGYCREKGQEESRSVISSLKEKGFFVEEKAVREYLEKKGPFSPLVWEAILGKNASKRSLF